CCAGAGACTGTATGAGCTGTCATGGCGCATGTGTCTTGCAAACTTCCCTACCCTCTACAAAACCGAGGACTTCCTGAACCTTCCCAGAGACAAAGTGCGGGAGTTGATCCTCAGTGAGGAGCTAGAGGTAGAGGACGAGAGTCTGGTGTATGAGGCTGTAATTGACTGGGTGAAGGCCGACATGGAACAGAGGCACAGCGAGCTGCCTGAGCTGCTGCGGTGTGTCCGTTTGGCGCTTCTACCCGAGACGTACCTGCTCAATAACGTGGCTTCAGAAGAGCTGGTCATGTGTCACAAGGTGGGCCGGGAGATTGTTGAAGATGCCGTGCGATGCAAGATGAGGATCCTGCAGAATGACGGCATCGTGACGGGGTTCTGTGCACGCCCCAGAAAAGTCAGTCAGGCATTGCTGCTACTCGGAGGACAAACCTTCATGTGTGACAAAGTTTATGTGATTGacaacaagaccaaagagatcACTCCCAAGACCGACATCCCTAGCCCCAGAAAGGAATGCAGCGCCTGTGCCATCGGTTGTAAGGTAAGCTACGTTGTGAAGTGCATCTGAGCGTTTCAAATCTTGAAAATGATTATGATTGGCACTTTTAATCTAAATCTGGAACTTGTTGCAGGTTTATGTCACTGGAGGGCGTGGCTCTGAGAATGGGGCCTCCAAAGATGTCTGGACCTATGACACTTTGCATGACGAGTGGTCCAAAGCAGCGCCCATGTTAGTTGCCAGATTTGGACATGGATCAGCAGAGCTCGACCACATGCTTTATGTTGTGGGAGGTCACACTTCTCTTGCAGGGTCCTTTCCTGCCTCTCCATCCGTGTCACTTAAACAGGTGGAGCAGTACGACCCGCAGACCAATAAATGGACGCTGGTGGCTCCTCTCAGAGAAGGTGTTAGCAACGCTGCTGTTGTCGGTGCTAAAAACAAGCTGTTTGCCTTCGGCGGAACCAGTGTCAACAGAGACAAATACCCCAAGGTTCAGTGCTTTGACCCATGCCAGAACCGGTGGTCCGTTCCGGCAGCGTGTCCGCAGCTTTGGCGCTACACAGCTGCGGCGGTAGTTGGAAACAACGTAGTCGTGATCGGGGGCGACACTGAATTCTCCGCCAGCTCCGCGTACCGCTTCAACAGCGAGACGTACCAGTGGTCAAAGTTCGGCGACGTGACTGCCAAACGGATCAGCTGTCATGCTGTGGCGTCAGGAAATAGACTATATGTGGTTGGGGGGTACTTTGGGGCTCAAAGGTGTAAGACCCTTGACTGCTATGATCCAGCATCAGACTCTTGGGACAGCGTGACCAGCGTTCCATACTCACTCATTCCCACGGCCTTCGTCAGTACATGGAAGTACCTGTCAGCCTAGAAACGCATGGTCCTGTTGAGCTTCCTATGGCGGTGAGTATTTCTAGTCTCCAAAACGCGTCTCACAGTCACAGGTGAATGTCAGTTTGAGCCGGACTAGGCCAGTTTCCAAGCCTGCACTGTTGCCAGGGTTGCTACTGGTTACAGTTACACATTATGTAGCCACTGTGGTGACCGGGTGTTGGATAAACACTCTGGTCTGCAGAGCTGGAGGAATGTCAGCAGGGTTGCTAATTACAGAGCAGAGTGCCGCAAGACAGGCCCTCTGTCATTGGATCAGGCCTGTGCTTGTAGTGCCAGGTAGACGAATGAGCCGGCCTGATCCGTCTGAACTCAGCGTTCAGAATTCTGCAGGTTATAAGAGAAGAATGTTTAGGACTTGCgtgtacagtgaacccccgttAATCGGGGGAAACATTCAACAATAAGTGAAAATCTGCAACATAGAGAGAACAGAATGCTTTTATGTAGTCTTGTCCCTCCCCCTCACTTTAATCAAATTtaaacaaattacatttattaaaacaTAGTTTTTAATGTATACATTAGCACCTATCCTCACTTTCTCCTGCTCGCATTGTTTACTTGTCACCCCCAGTTGAAATTTAGGATAGAACCCTaaaagtcaagtttatttgtatagctcTTAATCACTaaagagtctcaaagggcttcactGGCCCATAGTTGAAAAAGATTGGTGACATCCTCTGGTCTAATCCCTAAATGAAAGAGAAATCAATATTGTACGTTTAAACACTACAAGATCAATCTCAGAATCAAACCATGGCCGATAATAATATTGTCTCCCAAAAGTCCGCAATCTTAATGGAAACGTGCATTaatccagtggttcccaaactttttttttttgcagtggggAGGAAATTATTTTCAGTTGTCTCATCTTTTTTGGGAATAATGGATATTAAAACAGCAAAGCATGGAACTGTATTTCACTGAAGGAGGATCCTCCTTCTCCAGTTTTTAATTCTACTGCATCTCTTCCAGGAAAACTCGGCAGAGTCCACAATTTTGTTACTAAACTGAgggcatgcaacattaaatgtgtGTAAAAATCTGCACTATGGTGGGGGCTCGAACAGTGAACCACAATATAAGCAGGTAAAATCTGCACTTTTATCAGATTAAGGCAGATCAGTCTTTTACGTTTCGGCAATGTCAATCGAGTGACCCTTTATATGGAGGCATTCTGAGTTTCTGCCGGTACTTTGTTCATGAAACCTATGGAGTAAGCCCCCACGCCCCCAAGTCCTCACTCAAAAACTTGTAGCGTTCTGCAATTCACCAGTCACATGAGATGGTGTCTTTTTACTGTTGATTGTTGGTTTTGTCTATATTGATAATTTAAGTTGAATGTAAACTTGTGGCTGGGTTTTATTATGATGACGACAGTCATTAAGCTGCAGCTGCATCTGTGTGCATATATGTTTATGGGCTGTTGACGCGTTGGTTTTGAGGAATTTTTTATCTCAGCccatatttttttggtttttatacATTCTTTTCAACTTAGAGGCTTCTTAAGTCTAAGTAGAGTTTTGATCTTCATAAGTGCAGAGTgtatataatgtaaataattcCCTCTGTGTAGTGCCTTTCCTTTAGGAACGCTATTTTCACTTTGACAGGTCGTTTTCGGGGACTTGACAAcaaccgcattttttttttcagtctggtAAAGAAGATTGCAACTTCCATATGGGGCTGTTGTGCGATGCCAAAAGGGTGACGTATAGCAGAGTGCTAGTGAGGGCGTCTGCTGCGCTGCCTGTGTCGACTGTACACAGCTGGTTGTGATGTGAGCTGGACTGGGGGCGGGAGGAGCTATAACATGACTGCTGCTGAGGCCCACTGTCTCTGCGGCAAGCATtttagttttttgggggggcctgGATGGAGGCAGACAGGCTGCCTTTGAAAAGATCAAGGCACCGCATCCCTTTACAGTTACCGTGGCGACCGCCCACACTGCCTTTACATTAAATTACAACAGAGGTGGGgtaagaaaaagaggaattttACAGAGGTCTTCCATTTGTTGAAGCAGGAGAACTTGTCTATGTGTGCATTCCGTGTTTCTATCTGTGTAATGCAATGTATAACATTGCacccaaataaaataatgctacGCTGCgcttgtatacacacacacacaaggacttGTTGGTGCAGCGCACATAAGGCCAGAAGAAGCAAAGCTATATTTTGCCGGCTTTGGCAGCAGGACTAATGCCTGCCTAAAAATACTTGGCTCCAGAGGCTTTCAACTTTCAGCTGGGGTCAGAGGGGAAGAATAATTGTGTGTCTGTAGCGCATGCATGTGTTTCACTTAATGTTTAGGGTTGAAAACCTCCACTCAGCTGTGCATGTTCTGTATTTGTGCTTTTATGCAGTTGTGAAACTTAAGCCAATCAatatttttcctcttcctctctctctctcgctctctctctctctctctcatgtaCACAGACAGATACACAGGCAGCTGCATTGTTGACATTGCCTGTCCTTTCAAAAAGAGCCAGCCAACCTTACTCTAAATTGGGAGGAATGAAAGTGTGTCCGTCATTCTTAATCATAAAGATGTGTGAATGTTGCCAGAATGAGATTGCTATACTATGTAATCCTCGGTTTTGGCTCCGGTGTCatttccattcatcaattttctattgCATGTGTCCTCattagctggagcctatctcagcagaCTTTGAGTGAGAGTTAGGGTAAACccaggactggtcgccagtcaattgcaaggcacatgaagacaaacaataaTTCACACTGCATGcattttgcaggaaaaaaactTGTAAACTCCATCCAGGACAGGGACTTCCAACCAACTGTGCGGCAAGACAGGTTAACCCGTATACAGTAATGTCCTTTTTTAAGGAAAATTGACAGCAGTAAATGTATATATGCAGAGTGAAGCTAGTCTATCATTTGAAACATAACTACTTAAAAGCATGACAAAGGCAAAAAGATTGTCTTGCTGCTTTAGGCTGAGGGTGGGTTGCAAATGCAAATTTGAATTAGAGGGCCATAAAgaagctgattaaaaaaaaaaaaaaataaacactttggAGCATGAATaagcaaacatttgaaagtTAGTCTCTAAGTgaaagtttttgaaaataacattGTAAATGCTTACACTGTCCATCTGAAAAAACAAAGGCCACTTGGCAGAGTTTAGTGTGTCCATGAGTCATCCTTGGGGCTATTGTTGTTGTCACTTCTCCAGCAAAGTGTACATTTTCTAAAATGTTCAGAAGTCAGGGTCACACCTCCAACTAGTGTTTTTCCTGTACAAGTTTAATATGTGCACAGTTTTTGGTCACAGCGTGCTGGCAGATAGAATGCGACCAGACTTTTGAATCAAGTTCAacacattgccccccccccccacacacacacacacactctgaaACCAGTGAACTGTGACAACCTCACAAATGACTGCAATCTATGCTTCGCACTTTTGTCTCTAGACCATCACCCCAATCATCGTTAGTCATCACATCAaattcacaaacacaaacaccacTTTGACTGCTTCAACTTAAGCTGTGTGATAGAGTACACCTGGTAGGGGAGGGGGTCGCCCGGGGGGAGTTCTCGGGGAGTTTGTGGCATCCCAAGACAGCTGCTATAAAACAGAAAGGTCGCAGTAGGATCAAGGAGGAGGAGTGCCGAGGCCCCCATGCACTCATACTAATGTTTTATTAATGCCTCACTGTGAGGGCCATCAGGAGCCCAAACCAAATGAGGTTTTTATAATTGCATCTGTGTAAAGCAAAACCTCctccatgccccccccccccacacacacacacacatacttggcATCCAGTCCCTTGAGCAATCAATGTGCTGATTTGCATAATTCTAATGGACTTTTTATTGGACTTTTCTCTGCACTGTAAGTAAGAGAAAGTGAGGGGAGGGGAGATGCTCCAAATGGCTGAATAATCACTTGCGCTAATTTGATTAGGCCTTCAAAAAGCGACGAGCCATCATACAGTTCCAGAGGCCTCTTCGGGTGTGCCAGCTGGCATGAGCCTAAGTGTGTCTGTGCCTGGTAATTAATCTTGAATTACGTAATATTTGCACCTCTGAAGTAGTACTGAAGTGGTGAGTATTGAGTTACAGGGGCCTTCTTTGTCTCTTGTCTCTTACCCCAAGGATGCCCCATTATCCTCTGCAGCTGCACCAAGATGCTGgtctcaccacttttttttacagcacaaaCAACgcaaacacaaaaatccttgtGACACACTTGAAGGTCAATGCAGTGGAATGCTAGATGGTCATTAGTAAACATGGCACAAGACGGCCTTGCTGGACACAAAGACTGAAGAAGGTGGCCTTGTGAATACATGGGAAGATGCAGATGGAACCTCAATGaaagcagaaaatgtaaaaaaaaaagaaaaaaaatgagtgccATTGTGCACATGCCATTTGTTTGAGAAGTATGTTCTACATGTGTGTTGTACATTATTTAGTGGTTCGTGATTATTGTTGGTAGTTCACTAGTAGTCAGGACATGTTATTATGCTTTTGATAACTTTCTCCTTTCTGAGATGCTGGGTTGtgcttctgtgggttttctcgagtTACTTCCTCCCTGATTCCGGAAAAAAGCATTTCAGGTTTCATGAAGACTCAAAGTTGTCCATAGGTATGACTGTCACTGGTTGTAGACCAGTTTGTACCCAAAGCACAGATAGTCTCCTATCCAAGCtgactacctggagaaaaacaattcaaggataggaagaacatggaaacgccGCATAGGAAGGCCTGAGCCAAGATTGGAAACCAGGACCTCTTGACTGTGAGACCGATGTGCTACCTACAGCAATCACAATGCTGGCTCGGGTTAAAACAACCACATgatgatcataataataataataatagtatatGCAAATGTCATGATTTAAAGACTTTAGTAAAGAGTTGTTTAAATGTACGAATGGATGATCAGTCCTACACTCAACTCAACAACAGTTTCcacaagctgttttttttgtctggattAGGCTTGAACTGCTTCCCATAATAAACCTAAGAAGTTAAGTAATGCTTTTAATTCTAATTAGCTTTCCATTTAGCAGGATTCACCTCAGCGTGTACTCAGGGAGATGAAGGGGGGTCGTTCAGAGGACCACAGCACTTATACACACATGAACACAAGGTTACCTGACCCGGTTTACTGCTCTGGCATGTTTTTAGTGTGTAGTTTTTTGCGGTTAGGGCATAGAAGACTGACAAAAACACAGTAGGTGAGTAATGCACCGGTGACAACTCTTTGTGTTGCGAAGTAGGCTTATTGTGCCTGTAAAAAGTTGGCTTGCTAAGTTAGGTTGTTGCTCTGTAAAGCATTTGGAAGTCAAAACAAACTTGTCACCGGCTCCACATTGCTAGGCCAGAAAATGACTGGCAGCTGGATGCTGAAAGCTGAGTATGAAAGAGCGATGACCcttatgattaaaaaataacgATGGTCATCACTCAGTAAAGTACTAAGAAGTGGGAAGGAGTTTTGTCATCATCTCCACTTGCAAAAGAGTAAACGGGTAGTAGAAGCTGAAGCACTCGACAAAAGCAGGCATTAACCTGTACACAGAGCACACTGCTGTGGTTACTTTAAGTACATGTTTTTTAGGCTATGTGTACTTTAATGAAGTATTTACGACTTTTACCccatacatttgaaaacagatacaGGATTTCTACTTCCTACCACTTACTTTCGCAAAATTGGCAAAAGCAGGTTCTACTAAGTCCTTGTAAAGCACCACTGGTGGAAAAGGGTTGtcattgttgtatttatttgatataGAGTACAAACACCCTCACAAAGTGCAGCCTGTCACTGAGCTTTATTTGGGTAAAAGCAGTGGTGGCGACAAAGGACACACCAATTGTCCGCCGTCCACTCCCTTGTGTGAACCACAGTGGCGTTACGGCGCGGATCAGTGCAGTCTTTGCTGGTTCTTGTTTTGTTATCCAAACAAGTCAACCGCAGTTAAACTGTCGATTAGAGAGCAAGCATTCATCCGCTGACGATGACAATTAGGGGTAAAAATTGTGTTCCTCCCTCCCGAATAGCCAGTGGAACATTCCATGCTAACTGCAGGGCACTGAACTATCTGCGGTGCGAGCTGGAGATCGACCGATGCCAAATATTTAACAAGAGTTGTGAAAATGGTGCTCAACCGCTGCAGGAATGTCAACACGGATTCAAAAGGGAGGCCTTCATGCATTGGCCAGTTAAAGCAAAGGATTTTCACTGGAGATCATTACCTCCTCCAAGGACTtcactgccatttgtttatttgtaaatGATAAACAATGAGGATTATTatgcaaaaaatgcatttccacACCGATAGATTTTGGATACCAGTGAAGATGGTTCCCTTTTTCACTCATTATTAACAATTTAAAGCAATTCAGATACTTCCAAAAATTCTACTGTGATAAGAGCTTTGCTTAGCTCTTGACTGTATTATTTTAGCCCTACCAAAGACTTAAGGAAAAAACTTTTCGATATGTTCTACCTCAGGTCACTGATGAAATAGAATTCACAAAATCACCTCGTCaaatttcttgttgtttttgttctttatgAAATACCCAAAGATGCTACAAGATTCCACTAAAACTTGTCTGAATAGTAAATAGTAGTGGTATAGtaaattggtgtcaaggaagtatgatATGTATATAGTACGTCTCAACTGGAGTTCAAGCTTTGTTGGTCGAGTGGAAGTTAAGCCTGGTTTGTTAGTGCAAGTTACAGTGTTTTATAAAACTGTTTTGGGATCGGAGTTTGtggtgtacatattttttttattttaaccaataATATTGGCAGTTCCAAATATTTTGGAGGAGGGGGGTGCTACTTGCGttctttttttcactatttgtgGCAAGGCTCTGACCACTCTCATCTGAGGCCATTAGATTGGAATTCAACCACTACTGCGCTTTTCAAAtagaattacagtatattttcaaatttattttaagggGGCATTTTTAGAtaatttaactttattttttcaagagTAATCTATGTGACATTACAGAGAAAATTCACTCTCAGCAGAGTTGGTGAAAATAACAGTAGCATGTTTATTAGCGACGCGGATGCCTCGGCACATTCTACCGAGGTGGTGGTGCCATTAACACTACACCTAATGAGCTAATGGTAAACGTTATAAAATATCACTTTGACGAGCTGAGGGGAGACCTGGAGGCCTCCGTGCATTCTTGTGTGGTCATGTACCCTCGCCGGGTCGTCATTGGACTAGAACATTAATCTCCGTCTTTTACCCTCTCTCCACAGcaacaagtgtgaaggacccgTGTGTTCCCCGCCGCCGTTCCCGGTATCGTCAACATTGGACTGGCTTGGTTCCTGGAAAGTGAAGACTCAAAGGGCGTCTTGGTCGCCTCCTTCCACCGGATGTATTTACCCAGAAGGTCTTATGTAACTTTCCCATGCAGCCCCCTAAACCAATGTGGTTGCCATGCACTCTGTAACATGTGAAGCACAGCCAGGGGGGGACCCGGAGGAGGAAACGCCAGAACTCAACAACTCTGTGGGAATGAACGACATTAAGACTGAAGTCCTGCAACATTTAACCAAAAGCACGTCCTTCCTCGTCACAGTGGGCTTTCACTTAGGTGTAACGTATGGAACTGGTGACTGATTGACTTACTCCCATTGGACAGGCTTTTGCATTGGCAGACACGTGTAGAGTCCGAGAAGACGTGTGCTAAAAGAGTCGGATTTTGTACAGAGTACAACTTCCTGTCTCTATTTTTAGATGTTGGACTTGGGCTTCCCTCAATTTTGGCCATCTTAAATTTGTATCTTCCTcctgaaatgaaaatgcaaGCTGGCTAGGCCCGTTGCAGCTGAAGAAGTTACTTATTTTTCTGTCTCAgggttgtgtatatatatatttttttttactgcatgaAGAGGGATTAACTGTATTCGCTCCAGAGAGATGACCACTTTGTTAGTTTTTGAATAACGCTTTTCTTTCTGTGAATGTACACGTTTCCTGAcaaaggtgttttgtttttattttttagatgacATCAAGCAGTGTTTTTCCATCTGAAAGTTCAAAAGTGTGTTTCTTTTTGTAGTGGTGGTTATAGTGGACACACAGACGCTGCCAAAACCTGACTAGTAAAACTTTGTGACATCCTCATTTAAAGATGTCTTGTTATTTCTAGCTACTgtaacgttttttttcatttgaaatgtaaacaaaaggaTTGAATAGTTTGTATATTTTCTTACTAATGGATCATTTCTTTTTGATTTGCACAGTTTGTACAAGCGCTCTTTGTGGTCTTAACTTTATTACGTCTGTCTTAACCCGGCACTGGCTCGTGTGAAGCCGTTTTGAATCAAGCTAACTTAATTTGTCTTAATTTGTTTGTCTGCTACTTCCTTTTTATGTCAATAAAGAAACATCCTTTTAATAGCAGTGTCCTTGCCGTGTTTTCCAGGGGATGCTTGCTCACAcagcaataaaacaaaacaaacaaaaagtgtgacCCACATGTATTCCAACAATCAgattttgatcattttacttGAAAACATACCACAGTGTAAACGTGAATCTTAAGAGGTTTGGCAAAAAATGTCGACCATTCAAGAAGTGCATCCATTTTAAGATTATAAATCCATGTTTAGGAGCTCAAAAATTTGGAGAATCATAATTCCAAATAAAACCACGATTATCATCTGAGAAATCATACAGTTCAAGTATATCATGATTTTGCTGTaaaatttttgtaaaaaatctaaaattctATTCACTACACTCAATcacttatttttattgttttattaaaaatccattatggtggtgaaaaaggcaacCAGAAATAAAGAGCAGTCCTcctccaaaaacatgttttaacaAGGTTTATGAAATATGGGGATGGAAGATAAAACACCTGTTCTTGTCTTTACCATGATTTATTCATtataatttgatttatttcttttcagTCATCACTTGTATCATGTTTACTATTTCATGAGACTTCAGGAACGTAATTTTGCCCcgttgaaatgtttttccaagTTGTTCGGAAGTCgggtggaacggtggagcaactgcttAGTGCGTCtacctcacggttctgaggaccggggttcaaatcccagccccgccagtatggagtttgcatgtcctccccgtgcctccgtgggttttcaccgggcactccggtttcctcccacataccgaaaacatggatggtaggtAAAAtgacaactctaaattgctcgtgtgaatgtgagtgcaaatagttgtAGGTTTAtgtgtgccatgcgattggacggcgaccagttcagggtgtatcctgcctcctgtctgaaggtatctgggatacgctccagtactcctgcaaaCCTGTgacgataagtggctcagaaaatggatggagggtttGCAAGTCGTGTGCAGAGGGATTTGAATACCAAACGGAAATTTCCTCTGCATGTTGTTCGAGTGCCgtgaaatcatattttaaatatttaaacaaactCAGATGCACCTCACTTAAAGGGGCCTGTGGGTTATATTAAATGCAACATACGAATCAGAAATTCCCAAAATTTAAAGCCTAAAAATGGAGTGATCcaagttgaatatttttcaagagAGCCGAGGTAAACTGGGACtgttaattggatataaagaaAAGGAGACTGAAAATCCCCCACTGAATCTGTGACATCATGCCAGGCGCACCCCACGCTCAGTGAAGCATGTGGACATGTTCATGTCAGTATGAGTCAGCGTTGCCAACTCATTTTACGGAGATGTTGATAAAGACGGCCCACATTTGTTGCCAAAAATGGCGAAATGATGTTTCCGTTACATGATGATGTCACTGCAAAAGGAGAATATTACATTCCGTACACACGGCATTGTCCAAATTGAGAGGCTATCtcggcatccatttttttgaatttgtaatttcagattcatcattacatttttaattgtaagTATTGTATAAATATATAGACACCGATACCCCAATCTGCCCTCTCCAGTGTATTCCACTAATGAGTGTGTTTGTTCACTGTGATTGGGAAAATGCAGAGAATAAATTTTGTGtggatgcatgcatgcattttcatgacaataaagctgattttaaTTCTATTCTTATCCAAAACGGTACTGGTAAatttcacattattgaaggaaggatgactCAGCAAATGTACCGAGACATTCTTGACTTGACTGCTGCTATCTGCGGGGATGAAATGAAGCAAGGGTgaacattttcatccatccatccattttttgagccacttatcctcacaagggtcgcaggagttttggagccaatctcagctgtcatcggaaaGGAGACGGGGTaaaccatgaactggttgccagtcgcactcataatcacacctaagggcaatttagagtgtccaattaatgttgcatgttttggggatgcgggaggaaaccggaatggccggagaaagcccacacagacacagggaggatatgcaaactccacacagacagagtCAGGATTTGAAtggcggtcctcagaactgtgaggtcaacggaCTAACCAGGTGCCCTACCGTGCTAACAggtggacatttca
Above is a genomic segment from Syngnathoides biaculeatus isolate LvHL_M chromosome 7, ASM1980259v1, whole genome shotgun sequence containing:
- the enc3 gene encoding ectodermal-neural cortex 3, whose product is MSVSSHENRKSRSSSGSMNIQLFHKTSHADSLLTQLNLLRKRKVFTDVVLKAGNRAFPCHRAVLASCSRYFEAMFSGGLRESRDAEVNFHDSLHPEVLELLLDYAYSARILINEENAESLLEAGDMLQFHDIRDAASEFLEKNLHQSNCLGMMLLSDAHQCQRLYELSWRMCLANFPTLYKTEDFLNLPRDKVRELILSEELEVEDESLVYEAVIDWVKADMEQRHSELPELLRCVRLALLPETYLLNNVASEELVMCHKVGREIVEDAVRCKMRILQNDGIVTGFCARPRKVSQALLLLGGQTFMCDKVYVIDNKTKEITPKTDIPSPRKECSACAIGCKVYVTGGRGSENGASKDVWTYDTLHDEWSKAAPMLVARFGHGSAELDHMLYVVGGHTSLAGSFPASPSVSLKQVEQYDPQTNKWTLVAPLREGVSNAAVVGAKNKLFAFGGTSVNRDKYPKVQCFDPCQNRWSVPAACPQLWRYTAAAVVGNNVVVIGGDTEFSASSAYRFNSETYQWSKFGDVTAKRISCHAVASGNRLYVVGGYFGAQRCKTLDCYDPASDSWDSVTSVPYSLIPTAFVSTWKYLSA